Below is a genomic region from Myxococcus fulvus.
TCTAACCCGTGTGTCGGGCGCGTGCTGCCCCTGGTAGCCTGGGGCGGTGAAGAGTCTCTTGTGGATAATCCTGTTCATGCTCGGCCTGGCCGGCGTGCTCATTCCGCTGACGTATCTCTATACGGCCAGCAAGCTGCCCCAGCTCGAGAGTGAGTTCGACGTCGAGAAGCTGCTCAAGCACAGCATCGAAGGCGAGCGGATGAGCCTGCGCGCGGGCCAGTTCGAGCGCAACCCGCGCCCCATCACCTTCAACCGCCCGGACTTCTCCCGGCTGCCCAAGGACCTGGTGGCGCTCTACATCCGCCACATGGACTGCCCGCGCTACTTCCAGACGCCGCGCGAGGACGGCGCGGCCTGGGCCTGGCGCCTGTTCGTGGGCGCCACGGTGGGCTCGTCCCCGCCGGGCGAGGGCGCCTGTGAGCGGCTGTTGGCCATGCGCATCGCCCAGGCCCTGGGCATCTCCGGCAAGCTGGAGCTGACGGTCGCCGCGCACCGGCTGCACACCTTCATGCAGAAGGACCAGCTCATCGCGTACGACCTGGCCATCCTCTACTTCGAGCGCGGCATCGTCGGCGTGGAGGACGCGGCCTTCCGGCTCTTCAAGAAGGAGCTCAACGAGCTGCAGCTCCAGGAGTTCGCCGAGCTGCAGCTCGCGCTGCCGCCGTTCTACCGCTACTGGGAGATCCGCCAGTGCAAGAACCCCACGGTGCTGCGGCAGGACCGCGACACGCTGCTGGGGGATTTGGCGGGGTGGAAGCTGGTGAGCGAGGACCGCGCGCGCAACGCGACGTCCCAGAAGCTGGGCTGCATGGAGTGAGCGGTTCGCTCGGGCGCGCGTCGGTGCGCCCGGGCCTCAGTCCTTCTTGATGAACATCGTCTCCAGGAGGTCGATGCCCTGCTGGACATTGCGTAAGGCGTTGGCGTCGTCGGCGTCCTTGGCGGCGATGCGGAGGTTGTCCAGCCGATTCAGCATGGCGGTCGGGCTCGTCACCCGCTTCTGCGCCAGGAGCTCGGGCAGGGCTTCCTCCAACGATTCGATGCGCTTGAGCACCTTGGCGCGCGACTGCGGGTCCAAGGGGAGG
It encodes:
- a CDS encoding transglycosylase domain-containing protein, with amino-acid sequence MLGLAGVLIPLTYLYTASKLPQLESEFDVEKLLKHSIEGERMSLRAGQFERNPRPITFNRPDFSRLPKDLVALYIRHMDCPRYFQTPREDGAAWAWRLFVGATVGSSPPGEGACERLLAMRIAQALGISGKLELTVAAHRLHTFMQKDQLIAYDLAILYFERGIVGVEDAAFRLFKKELNELQLQEFAELQLALPPFYRYWEIRQCKNPTVLRQDRDTLLGDLAGWKLVSEDRARNATSQKLGCME